A window of Ictidomys tridecemlineatus isolate mIctTri1 chromosome 1, mIctTri1.hap1, whole genome shotgun sequence contains these coding sequences:
- the Nodal gene encoding nodal homolog: protein MYAHRLQFFLLHAWWVLLQAGAATVAQVPLRTLGQPSSPSPLAYMLSLYRDPLPRADIIRSLQAQDVEVDGQNWTFAFDFSFLSQEEELAWAELRLQLPSPVDLPAEGQLTIEIFHQPKLDTEKDPGNCLRRLRMELFTITLSQVTFSSGSMVLEVTKPLSKWLKDPRALEEQMSSLSRECWQPSPMPPVTGTSVLLMLYSNLPREQRRLGGATLLWEAESSWRAQEGQLSRERVLRHRRHHLPDRSQLCRKVKFQVDFNLIGWGSWIIYPKQYNAYRCEGQCPNPVGEEFHPTNHAYIQSLLKRYQPHRVPSTCCAPVKTKPLSMLYVDNGRVLLEHHKDMIVEECGCL from the exons ATGTACGCCCACCGCCTCCAATTCTTCCTCCTGCACGCCTGGTGGGTGCTGCTCCAGGCAGGCGCCGCCACGGTGGCCCAGGTACCCCTGCGGACACTGGGGCAACCCTCGTCGCCGTCCCCTCTCGCTTACATGCTGAGCCTCTACCGCGACCCGCTGCCCCGGGCGGACATCATCCGCAGTCTGCAGGCACAAG ATGTGGAGGTGGATGGGCAGAACTGGacctttgcttttgatttttccttcctgagCCAAGAAGAAGAGCTGGCGTGGGCTGAGCTCCGGCTGCAGCTGCCCAGCCCCGTGGACCTCCCTGCCGAGGGCCAGCTCACCATTGAGATCTTCCACCAGCCAAAACTGGACACAGAGAAGGACCCGGGCAACTGCCTGAGGCGTCTTCGGATGGAACTGTTCACCATCACTTTGTCCCAGGTCACTTTTTCTTCAGGCAGCATGGTCCTGGAGGTGACCAAGCCCCTCTCCAAATGGCTGAAGGACCCCAGGGCGCTGGAGGAGCAGATGTCCAGTCTGTCCAGAGAGTGCTGGCAGCCCTCCCCCATGCCCCCTGTCACTGGCACCAGCGTGCTCCTCATGCTGTACTCCAACCTGCCCCGGGAGCAGAGGCGGCTGGGTGGCGCCACCTTGCTGTGGGAAGCTGAGAGCTCCTGGCGGGCCCAGGAGGGACAGCTGTCCCGGGAGAGGGTCCTGAGACACCGGCGGCATCACTTGCCAGACAGAAGCCAGCTGTGTCGGAAGGTCAAGTTCCAGGTGGACTTCAACCTGATCGGGTGGGGCTCCTGGATCATCTACCCCAAGCAGTACAACGCCTACCGCTGCGAGGGCCAGTGCCCTAACCCCGTGGGGGAGGAGTTCCACCCCACCAACCACGCATACATCCAG AGTCTGCTGAAACGCTACCAGCCCCATCGGGTCCCTTCCACCTGCTGTGCCCCAGTGAAGACCAAGCCGCTGAGCATGCTGTATGTGGATAATGGCAGAGTGCTCCTAGAGCACCATAAAGACATGATCGTGGAAGAGTGTGGGTGCCTCTGA